A region of Desulfobulbaceae bacterium DNA encodes the following proteins:
- a CDS encoding helicase with metal-binding cysteine cluster, translating into MIPSILADQTRRGIEEFLRTTFPITTPFFDSILEDLITRPEGIFKGPFLTMRLPYQKGITGKTFFPGILPDGFHPYRHQEISFERLGSQSPKSTIVATGTGSGKTECFLYPHGEANLI; encoded by the coding sequence ATGATCCCTTCCATTCTAGCCGACCAAACTCGCCGTGGTATAGAAGAGTTCCTCCGCACTACCTTTCCAATCACCACTCCCTTTTTTGACAGCATCTTGGAAGACCTCATTACCAGACCCGAAGGAATCTTCAAAGGACCTTTCCTCACCATGCGTCTGCCCTACCAAAAAGGCATCACTGGCAAGACTTTTTTTCCAGGTATTCTACCCGATGGCTTTCACCCCTACCGCCATCAAGAAATCTCATTTGAACGCCTAGGAAGTCAAAGTCCAAAATCTACAATTGTTGCTACCGGCACCGGCTCGGGGAAGACCGAGTGTTTCCTCTACCCCCATGGCGAGGCAAACTTAATATAA
- a CDS encoding DUF4276 family protein: MSNIIEVVVLVEGQTEQKFIKDILAPYLYSKQIYLKPIIFSKPGQKGGDVRFDRVIGDIGLHLKQRSDTYLTLLFDYYGIKGDWPGLLESKKKANHHLKAQTFIESLRESVLAKFKELRPELRFIPYIAMHEFEALLFSSTEVLAEHLHVNVNLVESILSECGEPENINDSPETAPSKRLDKLSSKFKKMTTGISIAKEIGIDEIRKACPLFNKWVKSLEALIA, translated from the coding sequence ATGAGTAATATCATTGAGGTTGTTGTACTTGTTGAGGGTCAAACAGAACAGAAGTTTATCAAAGATATCCTGGCGCCCTACCTGTATTCCAAACAAATATACCTCAAGCCCATTATATTTTCCAAGCCAGGCCAAAAAGGTGGGGATGTTCGTTTTGACAGGGTTATAGGGGATATTGGGCTCCATCTCAAACAACGAAGTGATACCTATCTCACCTTGCTTTTCGATTACTATGGCATAAAAGGTGATTGGCCCGGACTTTTAGAGTCAAAAAAGAAAGCAAACCATCATCTTAAAGCTCAAACTTTTATAGAAAGTTTAAGAGAAAGTGTTTTAGCTAAGTTTAAAGAGTTGCGTCCTGAGCTACGATTTATCCCCTATATTGCAATGCATGAATTCGAGGCGTTACTATTCAGTTCCACAGAGGTACTTGCAGAGCACCTTCATGTCAATGTAAATTTAGTAGAGTCGATTCTCTCTGAATGTGGTGAACCAGAAAATATCAATGACTCTCCTGAAACGGCACCATCTAAACGATTGGACAAACTATCTTCAAAGTTTAAAAAAATGACCACCGGAATCAGCATTGCAAAAGAAATTGGAATAGATGAAATACGCAAGGCATGTCCTCTATTTAATAAGTGGGTTAAGTCTCTTGAAGCTCTGATTGCATGA
- a CDS encoding AAA family ATPase translates to MSAALKSITLEGFKSIRELKDFELSSLNVIIGANGAGKSNFIQLFKMLQVMSQKNFSKYIQEHGGADSFLYNGPKQTSSIKAEFEFLSNSPYAEGSNSYRFILTPTVNETFLIEEERKYYNTNWRSYGNPSDESKLHDMRDETAANGNSNGVGHYVYHSISDWMVYHFHDTSEKAPMRRSEIVEDNLKLRSDAANIAPFLLRLREISRWQSYYRDIVQAIRLVMPFFDDFRLDTVKMGESEKTRLSWQQKGSDFPMQPYHLSDGSIRFIALATALLQPVPPSTMIIDEPELGLHPEAIAILAELMHSMAKRTQLIVATQSPILINHFSVNNLIVANRNNRQTCFERLNEVDFSEWLKDYNIGELWVKNVINGGTNHE, encoded by the coding sequence ATGAGCGCAGCCCTAAAAAGCATCACCCTTGAAGGTTTTAAGTCCATCCGAGAACTCAAAGATTTTGAACTGAGTAGCCTCAATGTAATCATTGGAGCCAATGGAGCTGGAAAGAGCAATTTCATACAGTTATTCAAAATGCTTCAGGTTATGTCACAAAAGAACTTTAGCAAGTATATTCAAGAGCATGGAGGTGCGGATAGTTTTCTCTATAATGGACCAAAACAAACTTCAAGCATTAAAGCTGAATTTGAATTTTTATCTAATAGCCCCTATGCGGAAGGCAGCAACAGTTATCGCTTTATTCTTACCCCTACAGTCAACGAAACCTTTCTTATAGAAGAAGAACGGAAATATTATAACACTAATTGGCGATCTTACGGAAACCCTTCTGATGAAAGTAAATTACATGACATGCGTGATGAAACAGCTGCTAATGGAAATTCGAATGGAGTTGGTCATTATGTATACCATTCAATTTCTGATTGGATGGTATACCATTTTCATGATACCAGCGAAAAAGCCCCAATGCGTCGGTCAGAAATTGTGGAAGATAACCTAAAACTAAGAAGTGATGCAGCTAATATTGCCCCTTTTTTACTTCGCTTGCGGGAAATAAGCCGCTGGCAGTCTTACTATCGTGACATAGTACAAGCCATTCGGCTCGTCATGCCATTCTTTGACGATTTTCGATTGGATACTGTGAAAATGGGTGAGTCCGAAAAAACTCGTCTGAGTTGGCAACAAAAAGGTTCTGATTTTCCAATGCAACCCTACCATTTATCTGATGGTTCTATTCGTTTTATTGCTTTGGCAACAGCACTTTTGCAACCAGTTCCTCCTTCAACAATGATTATAGATGAGCCCGAATTAGGATTACACCCTGAAGCCATTGCAATCTTGGCCGAGTTGATGCACAGCATGGCTAAACGCACTCAATTGATTGTGGCAACCCAGTCTCCCATTCTAATCAATCATTTCTCGGTAAACAATCTAATAGTAGCCAACCGAAATAATAGACAAACTTGCTTTGAAAGACTAAATGAAGTTGATTTCTCTGAATGGCTGAAGGACTACAACATTGGTGAGCTGTGGGTTAAAAATGTGATCAATGGAGGCACGAATCATGAGTAA
- a CDS encoding DUF4062 domain-containing protein, translating to MTTLFISSVQSEFSKTRRHLHEFISGDPLLRRFFDPFLFEDIPAKDRPADNLYLDQVSRSPIYLGLFGNDYGWEDKNSISPTHHEFNTATKQNKHRLIFVKEGTPAHKVLTHLNLLDKYHPSNAAVLLFARKPQRFLILSEVKCAHFHGIEVAKPIPSYQVYKGTVFELVDQAVDFVLSKINLWVGTRKDGPQAPSKYELPEDVVSEAIVNAIAHRDYTSTGSVQVMLFSNRLEVWNPGCLPPNLTLEKLRQPHGSFPTNPLLAEPLYLTKYIERMGTGTGDMIKKCRNAGLPEPDFTISDGFKVTIRRSLKDEKGEIISDRNGMPLIRKVDSDRSQEKTKVDTKQENHDGVHDGVHDGVHDQVDLSETAINILRYCVTAPEGTPNLLSQLGYSTRTRNYRNAIVKLLDIKALEMTLPDKPKSKNQRYRTTTLGRAIIEGKKS from the coding sequence ATGACCACCCTCTTTATTTCCAGTGTCCAATCGGAGTTTTCCAAAACCCGCCGCCATCTTCACGAATTTATCTCAGGTGATCCACTCCTACGCCGTTTCTTTGATCCCTTTCTCTTCGAAGATATCCCCGCCAAGGACCGACCCGCGGACAACCTCTACCTTGACCAAGTTTCCCGTTCCCCAATTTATCTCGGGCTTTTCGGCAACGACTATGGTTGGGAGGACAAGAATAGCATCTCACCCACTCATCACGAATTCAACACCGCCACGAAACAAAACAAACACAGACTGATATTTGTCAAGGAGGGTACACCGGCTCATAAGGTGCTCACTCATCTCAATTTACTGGATAAGTATCACCCAAGCAATGCCGCTGTTTTGCTTTTTGCTCGTAAACCGCAGCGCTTCCTGATTTTATCGGAGGTCAAATGCGCTCACTTCCATGGTATAGAAGTGGCAAAGCCCATCCCGTCATACCAAGTATATAAGGGAACTGTTTTTGAACTGGTCGACCAAGCCGTCGATTTTGTGCTTTCCAAGATCAATCTGTGGGTGGGAACCCGCAAGGATGGGCCTCAGGCTCCCAGCAAATATGAGTTGCCTGAAGATGTGGTTTCCGAAGCAATCGTCAATGCCATTGCCCACCGAGATTACACCAGCACCGGAAGCGTTCAGGTGATGCTTTTTTCTAACCGTTTGGAAGTCTGGAATCCCGGCTGTTTGCCGCCGAACCTGACCCTCGAGAAACTGCGGCAACCCCATGGGTCATTTCCAACTAATCCTCTTTTGGCCGAACCTCTTTATCTTACCAAATATATTGAGCGCATGGGAACTGGCACCGGAGACATGATCAAGAAATGTCGAAATGCCGGTCTGCCCGAACCCGATTTCACGATTTCTGATGGATTTAAGGTTACGATTCGACGATCTCTTAAGGATGAAAAAGGGGAGATTATATCAGATAGAAATGGAATGCCCTTAATTAGAAAAGTTGACAGTGATCGGTCTCAAGAAAAAACAAAGGTAGATACGAAGCAGGAAAATCATGACGGGGTCCATGATGGGGTCCATGACGGGGTCCATGATCAAGTAGACCTGTCAGAAACAGCAATAAATATTCTGCGATACTGTGTCACAGCTCCAGAAGGAACTCCGAATTTACTTTCTCAATTGGGATATTCTACCAGAACAAGAAACTACCGAAATGCCATCGTCAAGCTTTTGGATATCAAGGCGCTTGAAATGACCTTGCCTGATAAACCAAAGAGTAAAAATCAAAGATACCGAACAACGACTTTAGGTCGTGCAATTATAGAGGGTAAAAAATCATGA
- a CDS encoding DUF2971 domain-containing protein gives MSKPPPIFYKFMPLHGHVTEFKTRIDVLNELLLDGIVWFSNRSKLNDPFDSYGLIMEKGRELNECREFTQHALSRYGFYSLASSRENPLMWSHYTAGHTGICIHFDSQKLHQYFQNKIYQVIYSSKITIIDLKDSEKFRIFLEKDEIWSYENEYRIIHRPEGPHGAPNLENGFGLKYFPKDAVTSISFGVKTSDTLKDEVRKIVNKSALKIDLDQAQMATAEYKLLFEPVYRTKK, from the coding sequence TTGAGCAAGCCCCCCCCCATCTTTTACAAATTTATGCCGCTCCACGGTCATGTAACTGAATTCAAAACACGCATAGATGTTTTGAATGAATTACTCTTAGACGGAATTGTATGGTTTTCAAATCGTTCAAAATTGAATGATCCATTTGATAGTTATGGGCTAATTATGGAAAAAGGGCGTGAACTTAATGAATGTCGAGAATTTACGCAACATGCATTATCAAGATATGGGTTTTATAGTTTAGCTTCCTCTAGGGAGAACCCCCTCATGTGGTCACATTATACTGCTGGTCATACAGGAATCTGCATACATTTTGACTCCCAAAAGTTGCATCAATATTTTCAAAATAAAATATACCAAGTAATTTATAGCTCTAAAATTACTATCATTGACTTAAAAGATTCTGAGAAATTCAGGATTTTCTTAGAAAAAGATGAAATATGGTCTTATGAGAATGAATACAGAATTATCCATCGACCAGAAGGACCTCACGGTGCTCCTAATCTTGAAAATGGTTTTGGATTAAAATATTTTCCTAAGGATGCTGTGACATCCATTTCTTTTGGTGTTAAAACTTCCGATACATTAAAAGATGAAGTTCGAAAAATTGTCAACAAGTCTGCTTTGAAAATTGACTTGGATCAGGCCCAAATGGCCACAGCAGAATATAAATTGCTATTTGAGCCAGTGTATAGAACGAAGAAATGA